A single Kribbella aluminosa DNA region contains:
- a CDS encoding inositol monophosphatase family protein, with amino-acid sequence MDLAELLKVAEAAVARGRAVTESMAPGVLTSKGDRDMASEVDFAVEREVRAFLERETPDLGVLGEEEGGATDGTRWVLDPVDGTVNFIHGVPLWAISLGLIHEGRAVAGVIDHPALDTTYVAAEGLGATCNGTPIRGSECTELSDALVAVGDYAVGPDAERVNADRVALTQRLFPRVQRLRMIGTAATALTWTANGYFDALIMFSNKPWDTMAGVAICREAGVTVLDLDGTDHAPESRGVFAVAGALREPLQELLNSTP; translated from the coding sequence GTGGATCTCGCCGAACTGCTGAAGGTTGCCGAAGCCGCTGTCGCCCGCGGGCGGGCCGTCACCGAGTCGATGGCCCCGGGGGTGCTGACCTCCAAGGGCGACCGGGACATGGCGTCCGAGGTCGACTTCGCGGTCGAGCGGGAGGTCCGGGCGTTCCTCGAACGCGAGACGCCGGACCTCGGCGTTCTCGGCGAGGAGGAGGGCGGCGCGACCGACGGGACCCGCTGGGTGCTGGACCCGGTGGACGGGACGGTGAACTTCATTCACGGCGTACCGCTGTGGGCGATCTCGCTGGGCCTGATCCACGAGGGCCGGGCGGTCGCGGGCGTGATCGACCACCCGGCGCTGGACACGACGTACGTCGCCGCCGAGGGGCTGGGCGCGACCTGCAACGGGACGCCGATCCGGGGCAGCGAATGCACGGAGCTGTCCGACGCATTGGTTGCCGTGGGCGACTATGCGGTCGGCCCGGACGCCGAGCGGGTGAACGCGGATCGGGTCGCGCTGACCCAGCGGCTGTTCCCGCGGGTGCAGCGGTTGCGGATGATCGGTACGGCGGCCACCGCGCTGACCTGGACCGCGAACGGGTACTTCGACGCGCTGATCATGTTCTCGAACAAGCCGTGGGACACGATGGCCGGCGTGGCGATCTGCCGCGAGGCGGGCGTCACGGTGCTGGACCTCGACGGTACCGACCACGCGCCGGAGTCGCGCGGCGTCTTCGCGGTCGCCGGCGCCCTCCGAGAACCGCTGCAAGAACTCCTGAACTCCACGCCCTAA
- a CDS encoding NADH-quinone oxidoreductase subunit D encodes MSTERTVGVGAGAAGFDPAYERGGAGSDLPTTDMVLNIGPQHPATHGVLRLRLTLDGERVVGCEPIIGYMHRGAEKLFEVRDYRQIIVLANRHDWLSAFANELGVVLAVERMMNLEVPERAVWLRTLLAELNRVLNHLMFLGSYPLELGAITPVFYAFRERETIQAVMEELSGGRMHYMFNRVGGLKEDLPYGWLGRASAASAAVRRRLPDIEDLILGNEIFRARTVGVGRLAPELIAQYGVSGPIARASGVDADLRRDEPYLAYGDLQDVLRVVTRPEGDCFARFAVLLEQVKVSLDLVDACLDKVRTLPAGPVNVRLPKILKVPEGQTYAWTESPLGINGYYLVSRGDKTPWRLKLRSASFNNISALPALLPGTMIPDMIAILGSMFFVVGDIDK; translated from the coding sequence ATGAGCACGGAAAGAACGGTCGGAGTCGGCGCGGGAGCGGCCGGATTCGACCCGGCGTACGAGCGCGGCGGCGCCGGATCGGACCTGCCGACCACCGACATGGTGCTCAACATCGGCCCGCAGCACCCGGCGACGCACGGCGTCCTGCGGTTGCGGCTGACGCTGGACGGCGAGCGGGTCGTCGGCTGCGAGCCGATCATCGGCTACATGCACCGCGGCGCCGAGAAGCTCTTCGAGGTCCGCGACTACCGGCAGATCATCGTGCTGGCGAACCGGCACGACTGGCTGTCCGCGTTCGCCAACGAGCTCGGCGTGGTGCTCGCCGTCGAGCGGATGATGAACCTCGAGGTCCCGGAGCGGGCCGTCTGGCTGCGCACCCTGCTCGCCGAGCTGAACCGGGTGCTGAACCACCTGATGTTCCTCGGCTCGTACCCGCTCGAGCTGGGCGCGATCACGCCGGTGTTCTACGCGTTCCGCGAGCGCGAGACCATCCAGGCCGTGATGGAGGAGCTGTCCGGCGGCCGGATGCACTACATGTTCAACCGGGTCGGCGGGCTGAAGGAGGACCTCCCGTACGGCTGGCTCGGCCGCGCGAGTGCCGCCTCCGCCGCGGTCCGCAGGCGGCTGCCCGACATCGAGGACCTCATCCTCGGCAACGAGATCTTCCGCGCCCGCACGGTCGGCGTCGGCAGGCTCGCACCCGAACTGATCGCGCAGTACGGCGTCTCGGGCCCGATCGCCCGTGCCTCCGGGGTGGACGCCGACCTGCGCCGCGACGAGCCGTACCTGGCGTACGGCGATCTGCAGGACGTGCTGCGGGTCGTCACCCGGCCGGAGGGAGACTGCTTCGCCCGGTTCGCCGTACTGCTCGAGCAGGTGAAGGTGTCGCTCGACCTGGTCGACGCCTGCCTCGACAAGGTCCGCACGCTGCCGGCCGGCCCCGTCAACGTACGGCTGCCGAAGATCCTCAAGGTCCCCGAGGGGCAGACCTACGCGTGGACCGAGAGCCCGCTCGGCATCAACGGGTACTACCTGGTCTCCCGCGGCGACAAGACCCCGTGGCGGCTGAAGCTCCGCTCGGCCAGCTTCAACAACATCTCCGCGCTGCCCGCGCTGCTCCCGGGCACGATGATCCCCGACATGATCGCGATCCTCGGCAGCATGTTCTTCGTGGTCGGCGACATCGACAAGTAG
- a CDS encoding PH domain-containing protein translates to MDDLFAPSDVSWTPVSPKLATLRRLNAAIMAGLVAIAALLALGLTVGWLYGVLAVLVIALLLGWAWILIGRNQRSWKYAEREDELLVSHGILFRELVVVPYGRMQFVDVTAGPLERAYGMATVELHTATPATDAKIPGLHPDEAARLRDRLSALGQSQAWGL, encoded by the coding sequence GTGGATGACCTCTTCGCACCCTCGGATGTCAGTTGGACGCCGGTCTCGCCGAAGCTGGCCACGCTGCGCCGGCTGAACGCAGCGATCATGGCCGGGCTGGTCGCGATCGCCGCGCTGCTCGCGCTCGGGCTGACGGTCGGCTGGCTGTACGGCGTGCTCGCGGTGCTGGTGATCGCCCTCCTGCTCGGCTGGGCGTGGATCCTGATCGGGCGCAACCAGCGGTCCTGGAAGTACGCCGAGCGCGAGGACGAGCTGCTGGTCAGTCACGGGATCCTGTTCCGCGAGCTGGTCGTCGTACCGTACGGGCGGATGCAGTTCGTGGACGTCACCGCTGGGCCGCTGGAGCGGGCGTACGGGATGGCCACGGTCGAGCTGCACACGGCGACACCGGCCACCGACGCGAAGATCCCCGGGCTGCACCCGGACGAGGCAGCGCGGTTGCGTGACCGGTTGTCCGCCCTCGGCCAGTCGCAGGCGTGGGGCCTGTGA
- a CDS encoding DUF3180 domain-containing protein, with protein sequence MSGGTEPGRAPQQEPPEGSVRPTSRRLLVAIAVLGVAIGVTLVKAVQAGGGVGPAVSWLTLVAWLFLAALLFVAARNTHQRIQVRRERMEPSRAVFLLMIGKASAFVGALCTGVYAGFALSFVQAMGFSGPRNRVIMAGAAAVISVLVVTAGLLLERACRIPEDPDETP encoded by the coding sequence GTGTCCGGCGGTACCGAGCCCGGCCGGGCGCCTCAACAGGAACCGCCCGAGGGCTCGGTGCGGCCGACGTCGCGCCGGCTGCTGGTCGCGATCGCGGTGCTGGGCGTCGCGATCGGCGTCACGCTGGTGAAAGCGGTCCAGGCCGGCGGCGGAGTGGGACCGGCGGTGTCCTGGCTGACCCTGGTCGCCTGGCTGTTCCTGGCCGCACTGCTGTTCGTGGCCGCTCGCAACACCCACCAGCGGATCCAGGTACGCCGGGAGCGGATGGAGCCGTCGCGGGCCGTGTTCCTGTTGATGATCGGGAAGGCGAGCGCTTTTGTCGGCGCGTTGTGCACCGGTGTTTACGCAGGGTTCGCGTTAAGCTTCGTTCAGGCGATGGGCTTCTCAGGGCCTCGTAACAGAGTGATCATGGCCGGTGCCGCGGCGGTGATCTCAGTGCTGGTCGTCACGGCCGGATTGTTGCTCGAACGGGCGTGTCGTATTCCCGAGGACCCCGACGAGACCCCCTAA